In one window of Primulina tabacum isolate GXHZ01 chromosome 8, ASM2559414v2, whole genome shotgun sequence DNA:
- the LOC142552769 gene encoding uncharacterized protein LOC142552769 isoform X2: MDSTAFSMHFRSLARSKSGGELKNPTVGQLHFEDKTTMDANVGSSMVFYPLKKLRNKSSSPVSKLSGSHNSNDMSLVVENLNRHYYEKLSPGLDALLAESKKILLSVTAPDDVTASKSPKSAETESLLSLNRGDNTVSLSNCARKEQGVTYSHDKPNGDVADVSSKLDEADGILGNFSPKNLSPNAFDVTAHCLSEYRPYSSPYLLSKNAYEAPLTLSKSFVKQQMLLTAGTPCKDLEMASSLQEKPDSFLKIESIGHQDTDTPIQRSISELESMEKSSFCSAFSARVDNTMIKTLELEFVKSPLDSVSYKNCNIFKNGLMKDIVIQEKLTNVCQSKELKNSSCLVNDSVEILKHVGGENHLEEHLGYIANVKSPTSLSARKLSSVLKYGFHQFNQSKDLLLQNQLKQFMDFDKDQGVAPEENLADPSLSTKTGNVDIEALGMKTSSNLPTSEVNHFKQLIVLEATDGRDIDITNKENFGSTDNFTILGKGNKSRVMHPKILDRGIKNSTNTSRFTNNLAGEEFRAISGGICSSSPSENLNEISLNSQRGQSSDLETLVCPNDVDMKTTISQERRHWTSIFSKFSEDTKHLLFGSDYEFNFKMFDVHGDLLVHLQKSKLYEMLSIGAAAKSTSAPHDLQIERIAETNIMLLQIVLEKAKLQLNNLKRETLLKKLQLLSSRIQESQLIRTDISSCSMEISTSDIHVHAVGYRSVSAYPNEGNERRVCHEKLAAMRSVLEASERKISNFNRNFRAFCKIKTEPGCGDTIALVNEHFMKRAYRRFARRDMQMWVVHSVDSMNYRHDIVLDYLGLVVQRIKVVVGPTASTSFSFEANDTYLMKNFPNMDAYTAVKFVLNAEIKCKYAGSKTLVREIQVTSSLIGTLLDVFEEVHLAQIEFQNLTESSFCSPSVEQLVLKLYFYSFIAERKVILELDMSCLKRGIYPTDILPCQIALSPDVHKCLLSESILDDIKDAFKSLKTGYTRILRLCSCVSQVVQAA; encoded by the exons ATGGATTCAACTGCTTTTTCCATGCATTTCCGTAGCCTTGCTAGGTCAAAGTCAGGAGGAGAATTAAAAAACCCGACAGTAGGCCAATTGCATTTTGAGGATAAAACGACTATGGATGCAAATGTAGGAAGCTCCATGGTATTCTATCCATTAAAAAAGCTAAGGAACAAATCTTCTTCACCGGTATCAAAATTAAGCGGTAGTCACAATTCCAATGATATGAGCCTAGTAGTAGAAAATCTCAACCGACATTACTATGAGAAACTATCACCAGGATTGGACGCACTTCTGGCAGAAAGTAAGAAAATTTTGCTTTCTGTAACTGCACCTGATGATGTAACCGCTTCAAAGTCACCTAaaagtgctgaaactgagtcTTTATTATCACTCAATCGTGGGGATAACACTGTGAGCTTGAGCAATTGTGCAAGGAAAGAGCAAGGTGTGACCTATTCTCATGATAAGCCAAATGGGGATGTAGCTGATGTTAGCAGCAAATTGGATGAGGCAGATGGCATTCTTGGAAACTTTTCTCCTAAAAACCTCTCGCCCAATGCATTTGATGTTACGGCTCATTGCTTATCTGAGTATAGACCATATTCATCACCGTATCTATTGAGTAAA AATGCGTATGAAGCCCCATTGACACTGTCTAAATCTTTTGTCAAACAGCAAATGCTTCTAACAGCTGGTACTCCATGTAAAGATCTGGAAATGGCGAGTTCTTTGCAAGAAAAACCAGATTCCTTTCTGAAAATTGAAAGCATAGGACATCAGGATACCGATACTCCCATTCAACGAAGCATCTCCGAGCTGGAATCAATGGAGAAATCTTCCTTTTGTTCTGCCTTCAGTGCCAGAGTGGATAATACCATGATCAAGACCTTGGAGTTGGAATTTGTAAAATCCCCTCTTGATAGCGTTTCGTACAAAAAttgcaatatttttaaaaatggtcTCATGAAAGATATTGTGATTCAAGAGAAACTCACAAATGTTTGTCAAAGTAAAGAATTGAAAAATTCCTCATGCTTGGTTAATGACTCGGTAGAGATTTTGAAACATGTTGGTGGTGAAAATCATTTGGAAGAACATTTGGGCTATATAGCTAATGTGAAATCCCCAACTAGCTTGAGTGCCAGAAAGCTTTCTTCAGTGTTAAAATATGGATTCCATCAATTTAATCAATCTAAAGATTTATTGCTTCAGAATCAGCTCAAGCAATTTATGGATTTTGACAAAGATCAAGGTGTTGCTCCAGAGGAAAATCTTGCTGATCCAAGCCTGTCAACAAAAACTGGTAATGTAGATATCGAAGCCTTGGGAATGAAGACATCGTCAAACTTGCCTACTTCTGAAGTCAACCACTTCAAACAATTGATTGTGCTGGAAGCAACAGATGGTAGAGACATTGACATTACTAACAAGGAGAATTTTGGGAGCACTGATAACTTCACTATTCTTGGCAAAGGCAACAAATCTCGAGTCATGCATCCTAAGATTCTAGACAGAGGTATAAAAAATAGCACAAACACCTCCAGGTTCACAAATAACCTTGCTGGTGAAGAATTCAGAGCTATTTCAGGTGGCATTTGTTCTTCATCGCCTAGTGAGAACTTAAATGAG ATAAGCCTCAATAGTCAGAGAGGCCAGAGCAGTGATCTAGAAACACTGGTGTGTCCTAACGATGTTGACATGAAAACAACGATAAGCCAAGAAAGGAGGCATTGGACTAGT atattttcaaaattctctGAGGATACTAAACATTTGCTTTTTGGATCAGATTATGAGTTTAATTTCAAGATG TTTGATGTGCATGGAGATTTGTTGGTTCACCTGCAAAAGTCAAAGTTATATGAGATGCTCTCCATTGGTGCCGCTGCCAAG AGTACATCTGCTCCCCATGACCTCCAGATTGAGAG AATAGCTGAAACAAATATAATGTTATTGCAAATTGTACTAGAGAAGGCAAAATTACAGCTGAACAATTTAAAGAGGGAAACACTGTTG AAAAAGTTACAACTGTTAAGTTCTAGAATTCAGGAGTCACAATTAATAAGAACAGATATTTCCTCATGTTCGATGGAGATATCCACCTCTGATATCCATGTTCATGCCGTTGGCTACCGGTCAGTTTCTGCATATccgaatgaagggaatgag CGCCGGGTTTGCCACGAAAAATTGGCTGCAATGAGGAGTGTCTTAGAAGCTTCAGAgagaaaaatttcaaacttcaaCCGAAATTTCCGTGCATTTTGCAAGATTAAAACTGAACCAGGATGTGGTGACACCATTGCTTTAGTTAATGAACATTTTATGAAAAGGGCTTATCGCAGGTTCGCTCGTCGAGATATGCAG ATGTGGGTGGTCCATAGTGTGGACAGCATGAACTATCGGCACGATATTGTCCTCGACTACCTTGGCCTTGTTGTCCAGAG GATAAAAGTAGTTGTTGGTCCCACAGCAAGCACATCATTTTCATTTGAAGCCAATGATACTTACTTGATGAAG AATTTTCCAAACATGGATGCTTACACGGCAGTTAAATTTGTGCTTAATGCCGAGATCAAGTGCAAATATGCTGGTTCTAAAACTCTGGTTCGAGAAATACAA GTGACTAGTTCACTTATTGGTACCTTGCTGGATGTGTTTGAGGAGGTACATCTAGCACAAATCGAGTTCCAGAATTTGACGGAGTCAAGTTTTTGCTCACCATCTG TTGAACAGCTTGTTCTGAAGCTTTATTTCTATAGTTTCATTGCCGAGAGGAAAGTGATCCTGGAGCTTGACATGTCTTGCTTGAAAAG GGGAATCTATCCTACGGACATTCTTCCATGTCAAATTGCGTTGTCCCCTGATGTGCATAAATGTTTGTTGTCAGAATCAATCTTAGATGATATTAAAGATGCATTCAAGAGTCTTAAAACAGGGTACACGAGGATTTTACGGCTCTGCAGTTGTGTGTCACAGGTGGTTCAAGCTGCTTGA
- the LOC142552769 gene encoding uncharacterized protein LOC142552769 isoform X1, whose product MAMPISFLRPLGSPSPGGSTIGSASSNDEDFFGPVSASFIRPRRLSDSAASDDIHDVTMDSTAFSMHFRSLARSKSGGELKNPTVGQLHFEDKTTMDANVGSSMVFYPLKKLRNKSSSPVSKLSGSHNSNDMSLVVENLNRHYYEKLSPGLDALLAESKKILLSVTAPDDVTASKSPKSAETESLLSLNRGDNTVSLSNCARKEQGVTYSHDKPNGDVADVSSKLDEADGILGNFSPKNLSPNAFDVTAHCLSEYRPYSSPYLLSKNAYEAPLTLSKSFVKQQMLLTAGTPCKDLEMASSLQEKPDSFLKIESIGHQDTDTPIQRSISELESMEKSSFCSAFSARVDNTMIKTLELEFVKSPLDSVSYKNCNIFKNGLMKDIVIQEKLTNVCQSKELKNSSCLVNDSVEILKHVGGENHLEEHLGYIANVKSPTSLSARKLSSVLKYGFHQFNQSKDLLLQNQLKQFMDFDKDQGVAPEENLADPSLSTKTGNVDIEALGMKTSSNLPTSEVNHFKQLIVLEATDGRDIDITNKENFGSTDNFTILGKGNKSRVMHPKILDRGIKNSTNTSRFTNNLAGEEFRAISGGICSSSPSENLNEISLNSQRGQSSDLETLVCPNDVDMKTTISQERRHWTSIFSKFSEDTKHLLFGSDYEFNFKMFDVHGDLLVHLQKSKLYEMLSIGAAAKSTSAPHDLQIERIAETNIMLLQIVLEKAKLQLNNLKRETLLKKLQLLSSRIQESQLIRTDISSCSMEISTSDIHVHAVGYRSVSAYPNEGNERRVCHEKLAAMRSVLEASERKISNFNRNFRAFCKIKTEPGCGDTIALVNEHFMKRAYRRFARRDMQMWVVHSVDSMNYRHDIVLDYLGLVVQRIKVVVGPTASTSFSFEANDTYLMKNFPNMDAYTAVKFVLNAEIKCKYAGSKTLVREIQVTSSLIGTLLDVFEEVHLAQIEFQNLTESSFCSPSVEQLVLKLYFYSFIAERKVILELDMSCLKRGIYPTDILPCQIALSPDVHKCLLSESILDDIKDAFKSLKTGYTRILRLCSCVSQVVQAA is encoded by the exons ATGGCAATGCCAATATCATTTTTGCGACCGTTGGGGTCACCTTCGCCTGGAGGGAGCACCATTGGTTCTGCCTCGTCCAATGATG AAGATTTCTTTGGCCCTGTATCTGCCAGTTTTATAAGGCCTAGACGGTTGTCTGATTCTGCCGCTTCAGATGATATTCATGATGTTACAATGGATTCAACTGCTTTTTCCATGCATTTCCGTAGCCTTGCTAGGTCAAAGTCAGGAGGAGAATTAAAAAACCCGACAGTAGGCCAATTGCATTTTGAGGATAAAACGACTATGGATGCAAATGTAGGAAGCTCCATGGTATTCTATCCATTAAAAAAGCTAAGGAACAAATCTTCTTCACCGGTATCAAAATTAAGCGGTAGTCACAATTCCAATGATATGAGCCTAGTAGTAGAAAATCTCAACCGACATTACTATGAGAAACTATCACCAGGATTGGACGCACTTCTGGCAGAAAGTAAGAAAATTTTGCTTTCTGTAACTGCACCTGATGATGTAACCGCTTCAAAGTCACCTAaaagtgctgaaactgagtcTTTATTATCACTCAATCGTGGGGATAACACTGTGAGCTTGAGCAATTGTGCAAGGAAAGAGCAAGGTGTGACCTATTCTCATGATAAGCCAAATGGGGATGTAGCTGATGTTAGCAGCAAATTGGATGAGGCAGATGGCATTCTTGGAAACTTTTCTCCTAAAAACCTCTCGCCCAATGCATTTGATGTTACGGCTCATTGCTTATCTGAGTATAGACCATATTCATCACCGTATCTATTGAGTAAA AATGCGTATGAAGCCCCATTGACACTGTCTAAATCTTTTGTCAAACAGCAAATGCTTCTAACAGCTGGTACTCCATGTAAAGATCTGGAAATGGCGAGTTCTTTGCAAGAAAAACCAGATTCCTTTCTGAAAATTGAAAGCATAGGACATCAGGATACCGATACTCCCATTCAACGAAGCATCTCCGAGCTGGAATCAATGGAGAAATCTTCCTTTTGTTCTGCCTTCAGTGCCAGAGTGGATAATACCATGATCAAGACCTTGGAGTTGGAATTTGTAAAATCCCCTCTTGATAGCGTTTCGTACAAAAAttgcaatatttttaaaaatggtcTCATGAAAGATATTGTGATTCAAGAGAAACTCACAAATGTTTGTCAAAGTAAAGAATTGAAAAATTCCTCATGCTTGGTTAATGACTCGGTAGAGATTTTGAAACATGTTGGTGGTGAAAATCATTTGGAAGAACATTTGGGCTATATAGCTAATGTGAAATCCCCAACTAGCTTGAGTGCCAGAAAGCTTTCTTCAGTGTTAAAATATGGATTCCATCAATTTAATCAATCTAAAGATTTATTGCTTCAGAATCAGCTCAAGCAATTTATGGATTTTGACAAAGATCAAGGTGTTGCTCCAGAGGAAAATCTTGCTGATCCAAGCCTGTCAACAAAAACTGGTAATGTAGATATCGAAGCCTTGGGAATGAAGACATCGTCAAACTTGCCTACTTCTGAAGTCAACCACTTCAAACAATTGATTGTGCTGGAAGCAACAGATGGTAGAGACATTGACATTACTAACAAGGAGAATTTTGGGAGCACTGATAACTTCACTATTCTTGGCAAAGGCAACAAATCTCGAGTCATGCATCCTAAGATTCTAGACAGAGGTATAAAAAATAGCACAAACACCTCCAGGTTCACAAATAACCTTGCTGGTGAAGAATTCAGAGCTATTTCAGGTGGCATTTGTTCTTCATCGCCTAGTGAGAACTTAAATGAG ATAAGCCTCAATAGTCAGAGAGGCCAGAGCAGTGATCTAGAAACACTGGTGTGTCCTAACGATGTTGACATGAAAACAACGATAAGCCAAGAAAGGAGGCATTGGACTAGT atattttcaaaattctctGAGGATACTAAACATTTGCTTTTTGGATCAGATTATGAGTTTAATTTCAAGATG TTTGATGTGCATGGAGATTTGTTGGTTCACCTGCAAAAGTCAAAGTTATATGAGATGCTCTCCATTGGTGCCGCTGCCAAG AGTACATCTGCTCCCCATGACCTCCAGATTGAGAG AATAGCTGAAACAAATATAATGTTATTGCAAATTGTACTAGAGAAGGCAAAATTACAGCTGAACAATTTAAAGAGGGAAACACTGTTG AAAAAGTTACAACTGTTAAGTTCTAGAATTCAGGAGTCACAATTAATAAGAACAGATATTTCCTCATGTTCGATGGAGATATCCACCTCTGATATCCATGTTCATGCCGTTGGCTACCGGTCAGTTTCTGCATATccgaatgaagggaatgag CGCCGGGTTTGCCACGAAAAATTGGCTGCAATGAGGAGTGTCTTAGAAGCTTCAGAgagaaaaatttcaaacttcaaCCGAAATTTCCGTGCATTTTGCAAGATTAAAACTGAACCAGGATGTGGTGACACCATTGCTTTAGTTAATGAACATTTTATGAAAAGGGCTTATCGCAGGTTCGCTCGTCGAGATATGCAG ATGTGGGTGGTCCATAGTGTGGACAGCATGAACTATCGGCACGATATTGTCCTCGACTACCTTGGCCTTGTTGTCCAGAG GATAAAAGTAGTTGTTGGTCCCACAGCAAGCACATCATTTTCATTTGAAGCCAATGATACTTACTTGATGAAG AATTTTCCAAACATGGATGCTTACACGGCAGTTAAATTTGTGCTTAATGCCGAGATCAAGTGCAAATATGCTGGTTCTAAAACTCTGGTTCGAGAAATACAA GTGACTAGTTCACTTATTGGTACCTTGCTGGATGTGTTTGAGGAGGTACATCTAGCACAAATCGAGTTCCAGAATTTGACGGAGTCAAGTTTTTGCTCACCATCTG TTGAACAGCTTGTTCTGAAGCTTTATTTCTATAGTTTCATTGCCGAGAGGAAAGTGATCCTGGAGCTTGACATGTCTTGCTTGAAAAG GGGAATCTATCCTACGGACATTCTTCCATGTCAAATTGCGTTGTCCCCTGATGTGCATAAATGTTTGTTGTCAGAATCAATCTTAGATGATATTAAAGATGCATTCAAGAGTCTTAAAACAGGGTACACGAGGATTTTACGGCTCTGCAGTTGTGTGTCACAGGTGGTTCAAGCTGCTTGA
- the LOC142552770 gene encoding long chain acyl-CoA synthetase 8-like → MRNARSAKLVEVPWEGATTLAALFEQSCKKHSHEKFLGTRKVIGKEFETANDGRKFEKLHLGEYQWETYGQAFTRACNFASGLLQISHDVDTRAAIFSETCAEWMIAFQACFRQNITVVTIYASLGDDALIHSLNETQVSTVICDSKQLKKLAAVRSSLKTISQVICIDDEDTPSGSNASQDIGNWREFSFSEVEKLGSNNPSRPRLPIKKDIAVIMYTSGSTGLPKGVMMTHGNIVATAAAVMTVIPGIGSKDVYLAYLPLAHVFELAAETVMLTAGTAIGYGSALTLTDTSNKIKKGTQGDASVLKPTLMAAVPAILDRIRDGVLKKVDEKGGFVKKLFNIAYNRRLTTIEGSWFGAWGIESLVWDIVVFKKIRSILGGEIRLMLCGGAPLSGDAQRFINICMGAPIGQGYGLTETCAGAAFSEWDDPSVGRVGPPLPCCYVKLVSWEEGGYTVVDKPMPRGELVIGGHSVTAGYFNNDSKTKEVYKVDERGMRWFYTGDIGRFHPDGCLEIIDRKKDIVKLQHGEYISLAKVEAAVSSSSYVDSIMVYADPFHNFCVALVVPSRKALEGWARESGIKYEDFPDLCKKTEAKTEVQQSLSKAAKAGKLEKFEIPAKVTLLPEPWTPETGLVTAALKLKRESLKNKFKDELEQLYK, encoded by the exons ATGCGTAATGCTAGATCTGCCAAATTGGTCGAGGTTCCTTGGGAAGGGGCTACAACTTTGGCGGCTTTGTTCGAGCAGTCCTGTAAAAAACATTCCCATGAAAAGTTTCTTGGGACAAGAAAAGTGATTGGGAAGGAATTTGAAACAGCTAACGATGGGAGAAAATTCGAGAAACTTCATCTGGGAGAGTACCAGTGGGAAACTTATGGGCAGGCTTTTACTCGTGCCTGTAACTTTGCGTCTGGTCTTCTTCAAATAAGCCATGATGTGGACACTCGTGCTGCAATTTTTTCTGAAACCTGCGCAGAGTGGATGATCGCATTTCAG GCATGCTTCCGGCAGAACATCACTGTTGTTACAATTTATGCTTCCTTAGGGGATGACGCCCTAATTCACTCACTTAATGAG ACTCAAGTATCAACTGTGATTTGTGACTCCAAGCAATTGAAGAAGTTGGCAGCAGTAAGATCGAGTTTGAAAACCATTAGCCAGGTTATTTGTATTGATGATGAAGACACGCCAAGTGGTTCCAATGCTTCTCAAGATATTGGAAATTGGAGGGAATTCTCTTTTTCGGAGGTGGAAAAACTTGGAAGCAATAATCCTTCTCGTCCTAGGCTTCCCATCAAGAAAGATATCGCTGTCATCATGTACACAAGTGGCAGTACAGGCCTTCCTAAG GGTGTTATGATGACTCATGGAAACATTGTAGCCACTGCAGCTGCTGTTATGACAGTCATTCCAGGAATTGGTAGCAAAGATGTCTATCTTGCTTACTTGCCTTTAGCTCATGTGTTTGAATTAGCTGCCGAG ACTGTGATGTTGACTGCAGGTACCGCAATTGGCTATGGCTCGGCACTGACATTAACAGACACCtccaacaaaataaaaaaaggaaCACAGGGAGATGCATCTGTGTTGAAGCCTACATTGATGGCAGCTGTTCCAGCTATTCTAGACCGTATTAGAGACGGAGTTCTGAAGAAG GTTGATGAGAAGGGAGGGTTTGTGAAAAAACTTTTCAATATTGCGTACAATCGTCGACTGACAACCATTGAGGGGAGCTGGTTTGGTGCCTGGGGTATAGAAAGTCTCGTTTGGGATATTGTTGTTTTTAAGAAGATAAGGTCTATTCTTGGAGGAGAAATTCGACTTATGCTTTGTGGAGGAGCTCCTTTATCTGGGGATGCTCAGAGATTTATCAACATTTGCATGgg GGCGCCTATTGGTCAAGGATATGGCCTAACAGAAACATGTGCGGGAGCTGCCTTTTCAGAGTGGGATGACCCTTCTGTTGGCCGTGTTGGTCCTCCACTTCCTTGTTGTTACGTCAAG CTCGTGTCTTGGGAAGAAGGTGGTTATACCGTTGTAGATAAGCCAATGCCACGGGGAGAGCTTGTTATTGGTGGACACAGCGTGACTGCTGGTTATTTTAACAATGATTCCAAAACTAAAGAGGTGTACAAG GTCGATGAGAGAGGCATGCGTTGGTTCTACACCGGTGATATTGGAAGGTTTCACCCTGATGGAtgtcttgagattattgataggAAGAAAGATATTGTGAAGCTTCAACATGGCGAATACATTTCTCTTGCAAAG GTTGAGGCAGCAGTGTCGTCGAGCTCATATGTTGATAGTATTATGGTCTACGCGGATCCCTTCCACAACTTTTGTGTAGCTCTCGTGGTGCCTTCACGTAAGGCTCTTGAGGGATGGGCCCGTGAATCTGGAATAAAGTACGAGGATTTTCCCGATCTGTGCAAAAAAACTGAAGCGAAGACTGAGGTTCAACAATCACTTTCCAAG GCAGCCAAGGCGGGTAAACTGGAAAAGTTTGAAATTCCAGCAAAGGTTACGCTGTTGCCGGAGCCGTGGACTCCAGAAACTGGCTTGGTTACTGCAGCTCTGAAGTTGAAGAGGGAGTCATTGAAGAACAAATTTAAAGATGAGCTCGAACAGTTGTACAAGTGA
- the LOC142552771 gene encoding ribulose-1,5 bisphosphate carboxylase/oxygenase large subunit N-methyltransferase, chloroplastic, whose protein sequence is MAMADASRILQTTLIPSFSQNPSHCRTKNLSHYYCSVKRFHRIRCSSLYTAATDSESAAGTIAVTWGCDIDSVQNASALQQWLSDCGLPRQKMAIQKVQVGERGLVAMKNIRKGEKLLFVPPSLFITADSEWSCQEAGEVLKQYSVPDWPLLATYLISEASLTNSSKWSNYISALPRQPYSLLYWTRSELDRYLEASQIRQRAIERINDVTGTYNDLRLRIFSKHPSLFPEEVFNMETFKWSFGILFSRLVRLPSMDGRVALVPWADMLNHSCEVETFLDYDKSSQGVVFTTDRAYQPGEQVFISYGRKSNGELLLSYGFVPREGTNPRDSVELSLSIKKSDKCYNEKFEALKKQGLSASHCYPLQITGWPVELMAYACLAVSPPSMRSQFDEMAAAASNKTTLKKDTRYPEIEEEALQFILDACEAGISKYSKFLQESGTMDLDVTNPKLLNRKVFLKQLAVDLCTSEQRILFRAQYILRRRLRDIRSGELRALKIFNGFRKFFN, encoded by the exons ATGGCCATGGCCGATGCTTCAAGAATCCTCCAAACGACACTGATTCCCAGCTTTTCCCAGAACCCATCTCACTGCAGAACCAAAAATCtttcccactactactgctcCGTCAAAAGATTCCACCGGATTCGGTGCTCATCATTATATACGGCCGCTACTGACAGTGAGAGCGCAGCCGGAACCATCGCCGTTACGTGGGGTTGCGATATTGACTCGGTACAAAATGCTTCGGCTCTGCAGCAATGGCTGTCGGACTGTGGCCTGCCTCGCCAGAAGATGGCCATACAGAAAGTCCAAGTAGGGGAGCGGGGCCTGGTGGCTATGAAGAATATTAGGAAGGGTGAAAAACTGCTTTTTGTGCCTCCTTCGCTCTTCATCACTGCTGATTCT GAGTGGAGCTGTCAAGAGGCAGGTGAGGTACTAAAACAGTACAGCGTACCAGATTGGCCACTGCTTGCCACCTACTTGATTAGTGAGGCAAGTCTAACAAACTCTTCAAAATGGAGTAACTACATATCAGCCTTACCGAGACAACCATATTCACTTCTGTACTG GACACGCTCAGAGCTAGACAGATATCTTGAAGCCTCGCAGATAAGACAACGGGCAATTGAAAGGATCAATGATGTTACTGGAAC GTATAATGACTTGAGACTCAGGATATTTTCCAAGCATCCTAGTTTATTCCCAGAAGAG GTATTCAACATGGAGACATTTAAATGGTCATTTGGCATTCTTTTCTCTCGCTTG GTCCGGTTACCATCCATGGATGGAAGGGTTGCTTTGGTTCCTTGGGCAGATATGCTGAATCATAGTTGTGAG GTGGAAACATTTCTAGATTACGATAAATCTTCTCAGGGAGTTGTGTTCACTACAGATCGAGCTTATCAGCCAGGTGAGCAG GTTTTTATATCGTATGGAAGGAAATCTAATGGAGAGCTTTTGCTTTCCTATGGATTTGTTCCTCGAGAAGGCACCAATCCTCGTGACTCGGTTGAGTTGTCATTGTCAATAAAAAAATCAGACAAATGTTACAACGAGAAATTTGAAGCTTTGAAGAAGCAGGGCCTGTCAGC GTCACATTGTTATCCCTTACAAATAACAGGTTGGCCGGTGGAATTGATGGCATATGCTTGTCTAGCTGTAAGCCCACCGAGTATGAGAAGCCAGTTTGATGAG ATGGCTGCTGCAGCATCAAATAAGACTACATTGAAGAAGGATACAAGATACCCTGAAATAGAAGAAGAAGCACTGCAATTTATTTTGGATGCTTGTGAGGCTGGTATATCCAAGTATTCCAAGTTTCTTCAA GAAAGTGGAACAATGGATTTAGATGTGACAAATCCAAAACTCTTGAACCGAAAAGTGTTCCTGAAACAGCTAGCAGTGGATTTATGTACAAGCGAACAAAGAATATTGTTCCGGGCACAATAT ATACTGAGAAGGAGGTTGAGAGATATTAGAAGTGGCGAATTGAGGGCTCTCAAGATTTTCAACGGCTTCAGAAAGTTCTTCAATTGA
- the LOC142552772 gene encoding acetyl-CoA acetyltransferase 2: protein MAPAAAGDSIKPRDVCVVGVARTPMGGFLGSLSSLSATKLGSIAIASALKRANIDPSLVQEVFFGNVLSANLGQAPARQAALGAGIPNTVICTTVNKVCASGMKATMLAAQSIQLGINDVVVAGGMESMSNVPKYLAEARKGSRLGHDSLVDGMLKDGLWDVYNDFGMGVCAELCAEHHNVTREEQDNYAVQSFERGIAAQDGGAFAWEIVPVEVSGGRGKPSTIVDKDEGLGKFDAAKLRKLRPSFKETGGTVTAGNASSISDGAAALILVSGEKAVKLGLDVIAKISGYADAAQAPELFTTAPALAIPKAISNAGLEASQIDYYEINEAFAVVALANQKLLGIGPEKINIHGGAVALGHPLGCSGARILVSLLGVLKQKNGKYGVGGVCNGGGGASALVVELL from the exons ATGGCTCCAGCAGCAGCAGGGGATTCAATTAAGCCTAGAG ATGTCTgcgtcgttggagttgcccggaCACCGATGGGTGGATTTCTTGGTTCTCTTTCGTCATTATCAGCAACAAAGCTTGGGTCTATAGCGATTGCAA GTGCTCTGAAGAGAGCAAATATTGATCCATCACTTGTACAAGAAGTTTTCTTTGGAAATGTACTCAGTGCAAACTTAGGACAGGCTCCTGCCAGGCAGGCGGCATTAGGTGCAGGGATCCCGAACACGGTGATCTGTACCACAGTCAACAAGGTCTGTGCCTCAGGGATGAAAG CAACAATGCTTGCTGCACAAAGTATCCAGTTGGGCATCAATGATGTTGTTGTGGCTGGTGGCATGGAAAGCATGTCTAATGTCCCAAAGTACTTGGCAGAAGCAAG GAAGGGATCACGACTTGGACACGATTCCCTTGTTGATGGAATGTTGAAAGATGGATTATGGGATGTTTATAATGATTTTGGCATGGGAGTTTGTGCTGAATTATGTGCCGAACACCATAATGTTACGAGAGAAGAGCAG GACAATTATGCAGTTCAGAGCTTTGAGCGTGGAATTGCTGCTCAAGATGGTGGTGCTTTTGCATGGGAGATTGTTCCT GTTGAAGTGTCTGGGGGTAGAGGAAAGCCATCCACAATTGTTGACAAGGATGAAGGTTTGGGAAAG tttgatgctgcaaaattgaGGAAACTGAGACCAAGTTTTAAGGAGACAGGTGGTACAGTAACAGCAGGCAATGCTTCTAGCATAAG cGATGGTGCTGCTGCTCTCATTTTAGTCAGTGGAGAGAAGGCTGTGAAGCTTGGTCTGGATGTCATTGCAAAGATCTCAGGATATGCTGATGCTGCTCAG GCACCTGAACTATTTACAACCGCACCTGCACTTGCAATTCCAAAAGCAATTTCAAATGCTGGTTTAGAAGCATCTCAAATAGACTATTATGAGATTAACGAAGCCTTTGCA GTTGTTGCTCTTGCAAATCAGAAGCTTCTTGGTATTGGTCCT gaaaaaattaaCATTCATGGTGGAGCTGTAGCCTTGGGCCATCCTCTAGGTTGCAGTGGAGCTCGTATCCTGGTCTCACTTTTGGGG GTATTGAAGCAGAAGAATGGTAAATACGGCGTTGGTGGTGTTTGCAATGGAGGAGGAGGTGCTTCAGCCCTCGTTGTAGAGCTTCTGTAA